One region of Miscanthus floridulus cultivar M001 chromosome 19, ASM1932011v1, whole genome shotgun sequence genomic DNA includes:
- the LOC136526293 gene encoding transcription factor TGAL8-like: MHARRSWSGTWSRWRSSRRRGARDVEQAARRVEEALDAELDALLRSLSEVVASDAPPPPGMMYGGGQLYHPADVAAGYMGMGHMHVALAMDKVASLGTILRQADELRMQALHALRQILTARQAARCFIAAADYFCRLRTLSTLWTTSRTGQLARGPAG; this comes from the exons ATGCACGCACGCAGGTCGTGGTCCGGCACGTGGAGCCGCTGGCGGAGCAGCAGGCGGCGGGGGGCGCGCGACGTGGAGCAGGCGGCGCGGCGGGTGGAGGAGGCGCTGGACGCCGAGCTGGACGCGCTGCTGCGGTCGCTCTCCGAGGTCGTGGCATcggacgcgccgccgccgccggggatgATGTACGGCGGCGGCCAGCTCTACCACCCGGCCGACGTGGCCGCCGGCTACATGGGGATGGGCCACATGCACGTCGCCCTCGCCATGGACAAGGTGGCCTCGCTCGGGACCATCCTCAGACAG GCGGACGAGCTGAGGATGCAGGCGTTGCACGCGCTCCGGCAGATCCTGACGGCGAGGCAGGCGGCGCGCTGCTTCATCGCCGCCGCCGACTACTTCTGCCGCCTCCGAACGCTCAGCACGCTCTGGACCACCAGCCGGACGGGTCAGCTGGCTAGAGGCCCGGCCGGGTAG